From Mugil cephalus isolate CIBA_MC_2020 chromosome 4, CIBA_Mcephalus_1.1, whole genome shotgun sequence:
TAGGTCACGGATGTGCCTTGTGGTTGAGGGTTTCTGGTCAAACCAGCGCTCAGTCAGAAGGAGGAGGGCTAAATGAAGCAAAGGACAGAAACAGCACCGACTAAAGCTGTAAACACAGATAACGATTTTATAACTTTATGTGTGGGCAGTGATTTATTGAATGTAGGCTGTTCAAAGGGTGTGCCATCCCCTATGAAGTCAGCCTGTTGTGGTGTCGATGATTGGATGACCGTGTTAATTTACAAGGCACCACCTTAAGGGAAGGAGAATAGTCTGGCTGTGGTTTgtctgaagaagaaacaaaccaaagcgtgttttgtctttgtcaggaGAGATGTATCAGCTCCCAGTGAACAACCTTACAAGAATCAGAAGAGCCAGGAAACAGGTGAAAATAGCACTTGGAGACATTGGACTGGAGTTCTGCAAGGAGGCAGCAGAGGTGAGTGTGTTGTGGTGAGTTGCATGCGTTGTCCAATAGGCACTCAACATTAAATTGTGAACCCTCACTTACAGCCGACCTAACAGatgattattatttgtttcaaaACGCACTTGTAATCATGTTGTAATCACGTGCAATTTATGTCACATGTGAAGGGGAAAGCAGCTTAACCCTATCCTGACCATATTGCCAGATTGTTTACACATATGTCTCAGTCTTGTTTATTCTGTCCACAGGAGTTCAAAGAGTTTTGCCCAAATGATCAGTTTGTAAAAGGAAGTCTCTGCCTTGATATCTGCACATGGGATCCATCATACTCTAAAACACAGGTAAATCTTACTGATGTGTgaaagcctttttttaaaaaaatcttctgtgcaaatctctgtgtttttcttaatgCCACTTTATTTTCCCTGATGTCTTTTAGGAATATCGATCAAAGCCATTTTGCTGCTCAGAGTGCCCATTTTCTTCCAAATACTACTCAGGCTACAAGAACCATTTCCGTAATGTACACAGGAAACTCTTTGACAGTAAAATCCTGATCAACTGTCCGTACTGTGCATTCACTGCAAGCAAGAGAACTTTGGAGACGCACGTTAAAATATTCCACATACCCAGGTCTGCACGGAACAATTATGGGGGCTCTCTGGGAACTGTGGTGGCAAAGGACAATAAAGCCTATCTCGATAGAGCTAGACAGGGCAATGGTGTGGAGAAGGCAATGTACTTTTGCAAAAAATGCACGTTCCGAGACACTCTCTATAATGTCGTGAGAAGGCACATCTACCGAGAACATTTTCAGCATATTGTCTCGCCATATCTCGGTATGGTTTCTGAATCCTCCGTCAAAAATGGTGCTAATTCTGTCAATGGCAACAATATCCTCTGTAAAAGATGCCAGTTTTCTACTCGGAGCTACGAGGCTTTGGTGCAGCATGTCATAGAGTACCACGAGCGCATTGGTGCCCAAGTGACAACCATGATAGGACATGCTAATGTTATTATCTCCAGGCCTCAGCCCTTACCAGTCATGTCTCAGAAAGCTCCTATGATTTCCAGGGGACAGACGCTCAGAAACGAACCAATGGCACAGTCAGTAATCGGTTATTTAAAGCCAGTGGGCCCTGTTGTTAAAAATCAGTCCTCGCTCACAGCCAGTCAGTTGCGCATGAAGGTTCCTAGCAACAGCACTGTGCCTGAAAATTCTGGTGTTAACACTGCCCAAACGCAGAAGTGGAAGATATGTACAGTTTGCAATGAGCTTTTTCCTGAAAACCTTTATAGCGCTCATTTTGAGAGTGCACACAAGGCAAAAAAAGTGTGGGCACTGGCCAAGTACATCATGAAAATCCACAATTTCACCAGCAAGTGTTTGCTTTGCAACCGCTATCTTCCCAGTGATACACTGCTTAACCACATGCTAATCCATGGCTTAACCTGTCCCCAGTGCCACTCTGCTTTTCACAATGTTGAAAAAATGATGGAGCATACATCTCAGGCTCACCCTGAAGAGTTTGTTGGACCACCAGGTGCATCACCTCTAACATTTGACCTCACCATTAAACAAGATAAGTCCAGTAACGTTCAGCTCGCTGTTCTCACTTTTAACATGAAGGAACCTGTCAATGGTCAAGATCAGGCTGCATCTGCTCAGAATAGCGTTTCACCTCTTCTCAAGCTTTCTGCTCCCAGAACGATTCAGAAGAAAAGTGGTCCACTTGCTAAAAGTTTGCATTCAGAAATTCACAACAGTGATGTGGGGAAGACTGTATGTCCTCTGTGTTTCACCATCCTCAAAGGTCCAATCTCCGATGCTTTGTCCATGCATCTTAGGGAGCGACATCAAGTGCTCCAAACAATGCATCCTGTTGAAAAAAAGATGACGTACAAGTGCATTCACTGCTTAGGAGTGTACACCAGTAATATGGTAGCATCAACAATCACCCTGCATCTTGTGCAGTGCAGGGCTGTAGGTAGGAACCAGACAAATCAAGGCTTCAAGTCTGCTTTGACTCTCAACTCATCCGGGGCTGGCATTCTCAAGAGGCAACCACCAATGCAGGCCACACCCAACTTCAAGAAGATTAAATTAGAAAAGGCGTCCGGTAAAATTCCTGGCTCCACCATTGCAAATCAAGCCGAATCCGATGGCCTCGCCCTGGACCCTAGAAGCTATGAGCACAAGACATACGAAGCCAGGAAGGATTTCCTGACTGCCTACTTCAACCGACGGCCATACCTTTCTCCTCAGGAACAGGAGAAGCTGTCGGCAAGTCTGTGGTTGTGGAAATCTGACATTGCATGTCACTTTGCAGCCAAGCGCAAGATGTGTGAGGAACATTGTGAGACAAGGAAGTTGTCAGTGCTGCTTGGTTTTGACATGCAGGCTCTGAAGAAAGTTAAGCATGACTTAATTTTTGAGGAAACCAAGTTTGTCGGCCCCTCCACTGGCAGGCCCGGAGGCATCAAGTCTGCTATGCCAACCAAGCACCGAGCGAGACAAAACACTAACTCAAAACTCAACATGTGCACAGAGATTATTTCCATAGACTTGGACAGTGAACCAGAAACGGAGGATAAACCTGCTGAGAATGGAAATATCACAAACCAACATGAAAATGTAGAGTCCATGGAGCCGGTGGACCTGACGGATGAGACAAAACCTGCAGACAAGGATGGTCCTTCTAAGGAGGAGGGCTCTTTGCAAGATGGCAAAGCAAATGCCTGGATGACATTCTGTTAGATTCCTGCTATTAGTGTGCCTTGGTTAATTAAcatttcagttctaaatgagTGCATAAATTAAGGGAAGGAAATATAACTGACCTGTATAATTCCACATCACAAATATTTGGTCAGACTGCACAGGTCTCTAAAACTCCAGATGTTGACTTCCTAACCAATATtggaatgaaggaaaaaaaatggagcatAAAAATATGGTGTATGTAAGTAACATTGTATATATGTTAGCCATTGTTGGTTAGTTTCTTCATACAGTCCGTTATTCACTGTTTTAACTGTCACAGCATATATGAAATGCTTATActtccatatttttttcttcaactgtGACAGAGACCTGTATGATATTGTCATTTCACATCTAGGAATTGTAGGATATGTTAATTGATTACGTACACgttttaataaatatgtttgtttaataaaaagcattttatcGACAGCCCCTCTGTGCTAGTTATCCTTTGCGCCACATCTTCTGCACTAGATGCCGTCTTCaaacattttgtatgaaaaacgatggaaaatggaaaatggatttGTGGAGAGAGAAAGTAATTGAAGACCAGTCTACCCAGATAGGATTCAGTTAGTGGGAGGGGAAATGTTTTCACGGATAAACGATATTTTATAGATGGTGTTATACCACTGATTGATACATTTTCTAATGAAATCACAAAGTGTGAACAAGATTTCTTTGTAGCACCAAAGTATAATCAGCTTTAAGTGCAAGTGGGTTCAGGTAAAACGGCATTATTAAGACTAACATTGAATTTAGGGACTCTGtggagtcttaaaaagtctaaaatttgatCATCTCAATTTAAGGCCCTAAGAAGTCTTAAATacaagcatattttgcattataGGACTTAAATTTAGTCTAAtaaagtcttaaatccttagtCCATTTATTACTGCTTTATTTGCAGTATGACTCCCTCTGGCGCTGACCTACTGTGTTTCTGatcctcattagtggagcccacCTCAGGGATGTCCTGAGTTgatagttgaatgacaataaattcagttttgaagtaattctgggtctctgattttccttatttttttgtacttcgtGTAGGTCTTACATTTAACCCATAATTATCtaaaaaggtcttaaattacTCTTGTTCAAAACTGCAGAAACCCTGATAGTAGACCGattaatatattcattcatCAGATGCCGAGCCAGAAATGTGAACGTGGAAGTTACACAAAACATACAGATACATGCCCTACAATGCTTTTGTTGTCATACTGCGGACCTCCTCACTTCCGGGGTGTTTCGCTCCTTGATTGGTTCAGAATTGGAAGGGGGCGGGGCCGGAAACGCAATTGGCCAACCGCCAGCGTTTATCTGTGTCCAGGCCACAGAGTCTGAAGCTGCAAAAATGTCGCGTTTGCATTCACAGCAATATCTTTTATTAACTCCGTAGCTACATTCTCACCCGAAAAACATCCCAATAGCGGCGGTAAGTGTTACAGTCAGTAACGACGACCACACAGCAGCGCCTTGGAAGTAGTTTGTAGTTGTTTTCGGAGCGTTTCCTGTGACCAGTGTAGCAGCTAGTTAGCACACTATGCTAAAATAGATTGAACCTAACTGCGTTATATGTGGCTGGAGATGACAAGTTGGCATCTAGATGCACATATTTGGAATGAAACACATCGTTATGATTCAGTATTATTGCACTTTATGATGATACATTGGAAATGCTGCTAGTTGGCTAATGCTAGCTGTGCATTAGCTCATATCTAACGTTATTTTTCAGTGTTgcgtttatttttaaatatctggGCATGTTTTTTGGTCCTTTTGTTTCCAGCTATGCGGTTGGGAAAGTTTGCATCGTCTTACACAACATCATtgtgtgtaaacacagcagACAAGTGTCTAAAGTCCTTGTGTAAATTTACTGCAGAAATCAGCAAAGATAAGGGGGATGAAAATGTCTCCAGAGTGGAAGGAGGACACATGTCAAGCAATCTTACTCTTGAGAGAAGGATATCCTGCATGggctgtaaaatgtttaaaggaaATTGTGTAACTGTGTCATCTCTGTGTTCTTTCAGGCTGCTGTTGGTAGCTGCAACATTAAGTGAAACCACTCTAATGTGATGGCTGACGGACTGGGAGGAATGGCTGAAGAAATCATGGCGTCTGATTAGGCTGGCTGTGTGTTTGAGGTTCACAGTGTAGAAATAATGTACAGCAACAGGGAGCTGGTCGAGTTCTTTATCAGCAACAGGCTGGCTCAGAGGAACTACCGAACCCATCTGCTGAGGCCGCAAGGTGCTGCTGGAAGGACCGAAGACGACAAGGCCACCTCGGAGGCCAGCAATGGTTTGCTGGTCAACAGCAGGGGTGTACAGCCCAGGACATCTTGTCCTCCAGGGGCTGGAGTAGAGGCTGTAAAATCAGCTCTTCGGGACTCTGCAAATGAGTTTGAACTTCTCTTCACACAAGCTTTTAGTGACCTCTCCTCACAGCTTGACATCACACCTGACACAGCCTACCACAGCTTTAAGAGCGTGATGGACGAGGTGTTCAAGAATGGAGTCAACTGGGGTCGTGTAGTGGGCCTGTTCGTCTTTGGCGGCGTACTTTGTGTTGAGTGCATTGAGAAGGATATGAGCGAGCTTGTTCCCCGCATCGCAGACTGGATGACCATGTACCTAGATGAAAACATCAGTGACTGGATTGAAAGCCAAGGAGGATGGGTAAGTCGCCGGGAGATGGAGATCAATATGCTATTACAGGCACCGTGACACTGTGGTGATGTGTAGATCCAATACAGATGTGCATCGATGTTGACTGTAATAAGCAGATTGGGTGTTAGCCATGGCAAGACTGACCCAATAGCTTCTTTGCAGCGTTATAATAAAATTGTAATTCATATGTGCTTTTGACACTGTTTGGAATGTAAATAGTTTTTAgtcatattgtttttgttttgtttttttatttcaggactGCTTTGCTGAGCTTTTTGGGCAAGATGCCATGGCAGAAGCGAGGAGATCTCGAGAGACCGTGAGGAGATGGCTGCTAGTTGGAGTGGCGCTGCTAACAGGAGTGCTGGCTGGTGTGTTCATCGCTAAGAAGCTGTGAAGGTGCGGCATCCCATTCGTCACGACATATCCTGCGTAATGCTACGCCAatatgaataaaactaaatcGTTAATGTTTACATAAAAAGCCCAGTCTGCTTGTGCACTGACAGAATGTGGATAGGCTAAAGCAGTGTGTGGGAGTATCTATAATATGTAGCTTGGGGAGCTGTTAAACTTCTCACCCTGCTTCgttcaatgtcttttttttatttttttttattattttattttttttttaaatgtgtggtaTTCCAATACGTTGAGATCACATGGAAGCTAATTATTTGATTGCAATAACATCCAAATGCAAAAAGTATTTTTGGCGGTTAGACGAAGATCCGAAGCGGCATCATGAGTCCCAGacaaaggaaggagaaagggaCAGGAGACAAGACGCTGGTCGTGTGGGTGCAGAGATAGCAGATGGCTGATTAAGACCTCGGATAAAGACCCCCCGGGACAACCCGGATACAGTAGAgattgaagaggaggaggaaggttgcACGATAAACTGAAAGCAGAGTGACAGATTTACAGTGAACATAGACTTGGGACTGATTGGCTCAAAGCAGATCATTGGACAACAACAAGTTGATATTGAGAAAGAAGTGATTTTGACAGCTCGTGGTCGAGCAGACGAGACTAGAGCAGCAGGAATCGTCAATATTCACTGTACAAAAATATAGATCGAATGAAAAGATCTTCCCTAAGCTCTAATCCAGTTTTTGAAGAGACTCTCTCTCCAGACTGGATGTGCTTTAAATGAACCCGATAAGCTAAAAAAGACCGAAAAACAGATCGCAGCTGGTTTGGTGAGactgcttattttttattttttactttgtgtaTTAAGGACCAATTTTTATGACTTACAAACTGACAGCTGACAGAATATATAAGTTATATTTCCTTTTCACTGTGTAATGCTCAGCTCCTTGTGTTGGCTGTGCTGGAGTTTAAGgcatgcttaaaaaaaataaatatatttatgtttttctcgcgtctttgttttctttggtcgTATGgattgtccaaaaaaaaaaaaaaaagcaaagtgaaaGTATACATAAAACTATTTTCTCTATCCAACACACTGTATTAtacttacactgatcagccacaacatcaaagGCACGTATGGGTAAAGTGAATAACATGATTGATCTCATTACGGTCTAATACGGGTCGTGGCATTTATGAGGGTGTTACTTTAAGGTGTATCATCCCCTGAACATTGCTGCAgaccatgacatcatcatcctGGTGTCAAGTGTTTCCCAGATGAACAACTCCTTTGCCCCCTGCCATCCAGCGGTGGATGAGTCACCGCggacacataaaaaacaaactattgaTTCAAGAGTGTGTTCTGACACTTTGTTATCAGAACCAACATGAAAGTTTTCAGCAATCTCAGCTACAGTAAATCGTCTGTTGGATCCAAACGCGCACGCCAGCCCTCGCTCCACGTGTGCATCAGTGAGCCTTGGCCAACCGTGACACTGTTATTGTTTCACAACACTGCAGACTGGGAACTCACTACAAAAAGCTGCAGTCTTGTCTTCACCTTGTCTA
This genomic window contains:
- the LOC125007337 gene encoding bcl-2-like protein 1, with the protein product MYSNRELVEFFISNRLAQRNYRTHLLRPQGAAGRTEDDKATSEASNGLLVNSRGVQPRTSCPPGAGVEAVKSALRDSANEFELLFTQAFSDLSSQLDITPDTAYHSFKSVMDEVFKNGVNWGRVVGLFVFGGVLCVECIEKDMSELVPRIADWMTMYLDENISDWIESQGGWDCFAELFGQDAMAEARRSRETVRRWLLVGVALLTGVLAGVFIAKKL
- the adnpa gene encoding activity-dependent neuroprotector homeobox a, translating into MYQLPVNNLTRIRRARKQVKIALGDIGLEFCKEAAEEFKEFCPNDQFVKGSLCLDICTWDPSYSKTQEYRSKPFCCSECPFSSKYYSGYKNHFRNVHRKLFDSKILINCPYCAFTASKRTLETHVKIFHIPRSARNNYGGSLGTVVAKDNKAYLDRARQGNGVEKAMYFCKKCTFRDTLYNVVRRHIYREHFQHIVSPYLGMVSESSVKNGANSVNGNNILCKRCQFSTRSYEALVQHVIEYHERIGAQVTTMIGHANVIISRPQPLPVMSQKAPMISRGQTLRNEPMAQSVIGYLKPVGPVVKNQSSLTASQLRMKVPSNSTVPENSGVNTAQTQKWKICTVCNELFPENLYSAHFESAHKAKKVWALAKYIMKIHNFTSKCLLCNRYLPSDTLLNHMLIHGLTCPQCHSAFHNVEKMMEHTSQAHPEEFVGPPGASPLTFDLTIKQDKSSNVQLAVLTFNMKEPVNGQDQAASAQNSVSPLLKLSAPRTIQKKSGPLAKSLHSEIHNSDVGKTVCPLCFTILKGPISDALSMHLRERHQVLQTMHPVEKKMTYKCIHCLGVYTSNMVASTITLHLVQCRAVGRNQTNQGFKSALTLNSSGAGILKRQPPMQATPNFKKIKLEKASGKIPGSTIANQAESDGLALDPRSYEHKTYEARKDFLTAYFNRRPYLSPQEQEKLSASLWLWKSDIACHFAAKRKMCEEHCETRKLSVLLGFDMQALKKVKHDLIFEETKFVGPSTGRPGGIKSAMPTKHRARQNTNSKLNMCTEIISIDLDSEPETEDKPAENGNITNQHENVESMEPVDLTDETKPADKDGPSKEEGSLQDGKANAWMTFC